The Geotoga petraea genome has a window encoding:
- a CDS encoding glycosyltransferase, with product MKVGFLNPQGNFDNEDSYLTEHPDFGGQLIYVKELAKSLSKLGVQVDIITRQIKDKEWPEFEDKLAYYEGFENVRIVRIPFGGDKFINKENLWYHIDEFTDNIIKFYDKEGLPDYFTTHYADGGYSGYLLKKKTGIPFTFTGHSLGAQKMDKMKIDTDNFLKYDKTYHFSKRIAAERISMKYSTKIITSTDQERKEQYSHSLYSRAIDANKLDKFEIIPPGVNIDIFNDKDKIKDSTKRYIDDIVGDNTKPFIILSSRLDAKKNHIAMIKAYAGNEELQKRANLGFFLRNIKDPYNLEKIPEKEREILKPIIKIIKEKNLEDKIFFFDFRSQKELADAYRYFSGLNSVFSLTAFYEPFGLAPIEAAACGLAIVATKNGGPAEIFNEETGVLVDPENERDIAKGCLNALDNIEILKLNVKKLVYDKYTWDKTAEKYYEVLKSMKDVDKEIKEEKLDAKKVIIEYLSKK from the coding sequence ATGAAAGTAGGATTTTTAAATCCCCAGGGTAATTTTGACAACGAAGACTCTTATCTGACTGAACATCCCGATTTTGGTGGTCAGTTAATATATGTAAAGGAACTGGCAAAATCTCTCTCCAAATTGGGCGTTCAAGTGGATATTATAACGAGGCAAATCAAAGACAAAGAATGGCCGGAATTTGAAGATAAATTGGCATATTATGAAGGGTTTGAAAACGTAAGGATTGTAAGAATACCTTTTGGTGGAGACAAATTTATAAACAAAGAGAACTTGTGGTATCACATTGATGAATTCACTGACAACATAATCAAATTTTATGATAAAGAAGGGTTACCAGACTATTTTACAACTCATTATGCAGACGGAGGTTATTCTGGTTATCTCCTAAAAAAGAAAACTGGAATCCCTTTCACGTTCACAGGGCATTCTCTTGGTGCACAAAAGATGGATAAGATGAAGATTGACACGGATAATTTTCTCAAGTATGACAAAACATATCATTTCAGCAAGAGAATTGCTGCTGAGAGGATTTCCATGAAATATAGCACAAAAATTATCACATCAACCGATCAGGAGAGAAAAGAACAATATTCACACAGTTTATATTCCAGGGCTATAGATGCCAACAAATTAGATAAATTTGAGATTATTCCACCAGGTGTGAACATAGATATTTTTAACGATAAAGATAAAATAAAAGACAGTACAAAAAGGTACATAGATGATATAGTGGGCGATAATACTAAACCTTTTATTATATTATCCAGCAGACTGGATGCAAAGAAAAACCATATAGCCATGATAAAAGCCTATGCCGGAAATGAAGAGCTACAGAAGAGGGCTAATTTAGGATTTTTCTTGAGAAATATAAAAGATCCCTATAACCTGGAAAAAATACCTGAAAAAGAAAGAGAAATATTAAAACCAATCATAAAAATCATTAAAGAAAAGAATCTTGAAGATAAAATATTTTTCTTTGATTTCAGATCTCAAAAAGAGTTGGCAGATGCTTACAGATATTTCAGTGGTTTGAACTCTGTTTTTTCTTTGACGGCATTTTATGAACCTTTTGGCCTTGCTCCTATAGAAGCTGCTGCATGCGGTCTTGCAATTGTAGCAACGAAAAATGGTGGGCCCGCTGAAATTTTCAACGAGGAAACTGGAGTTTTAGTGGATCCAGAAAACGAAAGAGATATTGCAAAAGGCTGTTTAAACGCTTTGGATAATATTGAAATTTTGAAATTGAACGTTAAAAAATTAGTCTACGACAAGTACACATGGGATAAAACTGCTGAAAAGTATTACGAAGTTTTGAAAAGCATGAAAGATGTGGACAAAGAGATAAAAGAAGAAAAATTGGATGCAAAAAAGGTTATTATAGAATATTTATCAAAAAAATAG
- the galT gene encoding galactose-1-phosphate uridylyltransferase produces the protein MNELRKDPITKRWVILALDRGKRPNDYSYKEEEKETYCPFDYGNEESTPQEVLAFRNEGTKPDSSGWWVRVVPNKFPALNGKELNKEPHGMYDKMTGYGYHEVIVETPEHNTNFSEMSKKQLKEVIWAYVKRFNEIKKDKNIKYIQIFKNKGKRAGASLKHPHSQLIATPIIPMTILDELEGAKDYYNFRDRCVFCDIIRQEIDEEERVVFQTENFLTYVPYASRFPYESSIIPKFHSDNFGELEKDDELITELAGVFYNLFRRFKRVLKDPPFNVVLHTAPFAEDTNEFYHWHFEIIPRLTNIAGFEWGTGFYINTVSPEKAAKDLRKEEEEI, from the coding sequence TTGAACGAGCTAAGAAAAGATCCGATAACTAAAAGGTGGGTTATTTTAGCTTTAGATAGAGGTAAAAGACCAAATGATTATAGCTATAAAGAAGAAGAGAAAGAGACTTATTGCCCATTTGATTACGGAAATGAAGAATCAACCCCACAAGAAGTTTTGGCTTTCAGAAATGAAGGAACAAAGCCAGATTCTTCTGGTTGGTGGGTTAGAGTTGTACCAAATAAATTTCCTGCACTAAATGGGAAAGAATTAAATAAAGAACCTCATGGAATGTATGATAAAATGACTGGGTATGGCTACCACGAGGTTATTGTTGAAACTCCAGAACACAACACAAATTTTTCAGAAATGTCTAAAAAACAGTTAAAAGAAGTTATTTGGGCATATGTAAAAAGATTCAACGAAATTAAAAAGGATAAAAATATAAAATATATACAGATATTTAAGAATAAAGGGAAAAGGGCTGGAGCTTCTTTAAAGCATCCACATTCCCAGCTTATAGCCACTCCAATCATCCCAATGACAATTTTGGATGAGCTTGAAGGAGCCAAAGATTATTATAATTTTAGAGATAGATGCGTATTTTGTGATATTATAAGACAAGAAATTGACGAAGAAGAAAGAGTTGTTTTTCAAACGGAGAATTTTTTGACTTATGTTCCATATGCTTCGAGGTTCCCTTATGAGTCTTCAATAATTCCAAAGTTCCACAGCGATAATTTTGGAGAACTTGAAAAAGACGATGAACTAATAACTGAACTGGCTGGAGTTTTTTACAACCTTTTCAGAAGGTTTAAAAGGGTTTTAAAAGATCCCCCGTTTAACGTTGTTTTGCACACAGCACCGTTTGCCGAAGACACCAATGAGTTTTATCACTGGCATTTTGAAATTATACCGAGGTTAACTAATATTGCTGGATTTGAATGGGGGACAGGGTTTTATATTAACACTGTTTCACCCGAAAAAGCAGCTAAAGACTTAAGAAAAGAGGAGGAAGAAATATGA